From a region of the Asterias amurensis chromosome 2, ASM3211899v1 genome:
- the LOC139934081 gene encoding protein trapped in endoderm-1-like, giving the protein MANTSGVVPEMFTAPSLTTMLNSNNSEDFDVPRQYTPVVQYSTLVVGIPVTTIGFFGNLITIFVVARTPVLRTPTNLFIISLSVSDLLYCSIVLPVLLTTFYNNAWVFGATFCQIHPLFMFTFVGATIMSLAGTAFGRYLKITQSSLYSKLFTVKRRAAMMVVVCWLLPMIVLLPPITGVWGSLGYEPKTLTCTFLRGGSNSGYSMFFMVSALIVPTTFITFCYVRILQTVCKNHKRVHRMRVVPGDDLSLNGPSTGTTANSKSKRQQRKIYREDIQYTKMMLCIFLVFISCYVPYMLATLLDPQVKNMTFHFYSGMCVWFSSCLNPIVYVAMNRHFRQACARFLPAKFHGDEVTEIVG; this is encoded by the coding sequence ATGGCTAATACAAGCGGAGTAGTGCCTGAGATGTTCACAGCACCCAGTTTGACAACAATGCTCAATAGTAACAATTCCGAAGACTTCGATGTGCCAAGGCAGTACACCCCTGTGGTGCAGTACTCGACACTCGTGGTTGGGATACCAGTCACTACCATTGGTTTCTTCGGTAACCTTATAACTATTTTCGTGGTGGCCAGAACACCTGTTCTCCGCACACCGACAAACCTCTTCATCATAAGTTTAAGTGTATCCGATCTCTTGTACTGTTCCATCGTCTTACCCGTTTTGTTGACGACTTTCTACAACAATGCATGGGTGTTCGGAGCGACTTTCTGCCAAATACACCCCCTGTTTATGTTCACATTCGTCGGGGCAACTATCATGTCTCTCGCCGGTACTGCGTTCGGACGCTACCTGAAGATCACTCAGTCATCGTTGTACAGTAAACTTTTCACCGTCAAGCGAAGAGCAGCGATGATGGTCGTCGTATGCTGGCTGTTACCTATGATAGTCCTCCTCCCACCTATTACTGGTGTATGGGGGAGCTTAGGATACGAACCCAAGACGTTAACTTGTACGTTTCTCCGCGGTGGTAGCAACTCTGGGTACAGCATGTTTTTCATGGTAAGTGCCCTTATTGTCCCCACGACCTTTATAACATTCTGTTACGTCCGTATTCTACAGACCGTGTGCAAGAATCACAAGCGAGTCCATCGGATGAGGGTTGTTCCGGGGGATGACCTATCCCTCAATGGACCATCAACGGGGACCACGGCAAACTCAAAGAGCAAACGGCAGCAGCGTAAGATTTACCGGGAAGATATCCAATACACCAAGATGATGTTGTGCATCTTTCTCGTCTTTATCTCCTGCTACGTGCCGTACATGTTGGCGACTCTGCTTGACCCACAAGTAAAGAACATGACTTTTCATTTTTACAGTGGCATGTGCGTGTGGTTCAGTAGCTGTCTTAACCCCA